One segment of Desulfovibrio inopinatus DSM 10711 DNA contains the following:
- a CDS encoding MoaD/ThiS family protein, with protein sequence MALYIKYHPVSSCDSLDCAPAGHDYIVDETVAHLLSRMGLDDTESFMVFVNRNTASLDTLLEDEDRIDIFPAFAGG encoded by the coding sequence ATGGCGCTCTATATAAAATATCATCCTGTTTCGTCATGTGACAGTCTCGATTGCGCTCCAGCCGGACACGATTACATTGTAGACGAAACGGTTGCGCACTTGCTTTCGCGAATGGGGCTTGACGATACCGAAAGTTTCATGGTGTTCGTCAACCGAAACACAGCCTCCTTGGACACGCTCCTGGAGGATGAAGACCGCATAGACATTTTTCCGGCTTTTGCGGGTGGATAG
- the sppA gene encoding signal peptide peptidase SppA yields the protein MILRAPLCCALTALLALLLLSVGCTINVDVFGKASDPLKEYVLEGSGSNKVLIIPIRGFLSESPREGLVSQRPGVVQTVSSILHKAAQDDSIKAVVLLVNSPGGTVTAADIIYHELMRFRSDHDVLMVACIMSVGASGGYYVSMAADTIVAHPTSIVGSVGTIFITPKVQGLMDKLGVGAEVTKSGKLKDMGTPFRESTPEEQKLVQSMIDTLNSRFLELVKKRRHVSESALADIAQAGVYTASQAKRNGLIDTIGYMDDAIELATTKANLDDDPKVIIYRRNKIHDDTYFNPSSSNANASLIDLGTIGTAIGLETGLYHLWMPGSRP from the coding sequence ATGATATTACGAGCTCCTTTGTGTTGTGCCCTGACCGCCTTGCTCGCTCTACTTCTATTGAGTGTCGGTTGTACGATAAATGTCGATGTTTTCGGCAAAGCAAGCGATCCGCTCAAAGAGTATGTTCTTGAAGGCTCCGGCTCAAACAAGGTTCTTATCATCCCGATCCGAGGCTTTCTTTCGGAATCACCGCGTGAAGGGCTCGTGTCTCAACGTCCCGGTGTTGTGCAAACGGTCTCCTCCATCTTGCACAAAGCAGCACAAGACGACTCCATCAAAGCTGTCGTGCTTCTCGTCAACAGTCCCGGTGGTACCGTGACTGCCGCCGATATCATTTACCATGAGCTCATGCGCTTTCGCAGTGACCACGATGTACTCATGGTGGCATGCATCATGAGTGTCGGCGCTTCAGGAGGATATTATGTATCCATGGCGGCTGACACTATTGTCGCTCACCCGACAAGTATTGTTGGGTCAGTCGGAACGATTTTTATCACCCCGAAAGTACAGGGATTGATGGATAAACTTGGGGTCGGTGCGGAAGTCACCAAATCCGGAAAACTCAAAGACATGGGAACACCGTTTCGGGAGTCGACTCCCGAAGAGCAAAAACTCGTCCAGTCAATGATAGATACCCTCAATAGCCGCTTTCTCGAACTCGTAAAAAAACGGCGCCATGTCTCGGAGAGCGCTCTGGCCGATATCGCTCAAGCCGGAGTCTATACGGCCAGCCAGGCTAAGAGAAACGGACTCATTGATACGATAGGGTACATGGATGATGCGATTGAACTGGCCACAACCAAGGCCAATCTTGATGACGATCCCAAAGTCATCATCTATCGCCGCAACAAAATCCACGATGATACATATTTCAACCCAAGCTCCTCAAACGCAAACGCGTCTCTTATTGATCTCGGGACGATTGGCACAGCAATCGGACTTGAAACCGGCCTATATCACTTATGGATGCCTGGGAGCAGGCCATAA
- a CDS encoding queuosine precursor transporter gives MKQFRYLDIITVFFVSVLLISNIASTKILELGSFTFDGGTILFPLSYIFGDILTEVYGYGRSRRVIWLGFFSAFLMSTVLMIVGALPPAADWPHQSAYETILGLTPRIVIASLVAYFLGEFVNSYAMARLKIVSKGKFLWVRTIGSTIAGEFVDTVIFVVIAFWGVFSTDLLITIIISNYIFKTMVEILFTPLTYLIVGFLKNAEREDYYDYNTSFNPFRMDVGV, from the coding sequence ATGAAACAATTCAGATACTTGGACATCATCACTGTTTTTTTTGTCAGCGTCTTGCTGATCTCGAACATTGCTTCAACTAAAATTCTCGAATTGGGCTCGTTCACCTTCGATGGTGGCACGATTTTATTCCCATTGAGCTATATTTTTGGCGATATCCTGACTGAAGTGTACGGATATGGCCGGTCCCGTCGCGTGATTTGGCTCGGTTTCTTTTCCGCATTTCTCATGTCGACCGTGCTCATGATTGTCGGAGCACTACCTCCTGCAGCAGACTGGCCACATCAAAGTGCATATGAAACGATCCTCGGTTTGACACCCCGCATCGTCATTGCATCGCTTGTTGCCTATTTTCTTGGAGAATTTGTCAACTCCTATGCCATGGCCAGGCTCAAAATCGTGAGCAAAGGCAAATTTCTCTGGGTACGGACTATCGGTTCGACCATCGCGGGAGAGTTTGTCGATACTGTCATTTTTGTTGTCATCGCTTTTTGGGGCGTATTCTCCACCGATCTTCTCATCACGATCATTATTTCCAATTATATCTTCAAAACCATGGTCGAGATTCTCTTTACTCCACTGACCTATCTTATTGTTGGTTTCTTGAAGAATGCCGAACGCGAAGACTATTACGACTACAACACAAGCTTCAATCCATTTCGTATGGATGTCGGTGTCTAA
- a CDS encoding SagB family peptide dehydrogenase has product MPVTMTSSTEYHDAVAYARHTMTGRMLDWTNQPSVYKIYRHVPQRPLSWPKQLPHTGYFDCLHQAQRKQPFNRALDEETLAVLLASSGGISEVRPAQGGEIHLRVAPSAGALYPCELYIAVRNVAGIEPGLYHYFVAQHTLSKLRSGVFTAQAMGIEGRAENAAALVFVSTIFFRSAWKYDKRSYRYLNLDSGHVIEAMGAAADGLHVGCTQDWVFDDDAVHRFLGVDRTREACLAIMHLNAKTAHQEREESSVTVESSLSGLSKAAPQDDTPEAVWAIHALTSATGAVRKELAEPKVSGDASSDTNWRALDILDERQVDEKPLFETVMLRRSKRNFITETVRRETFSLLASCFAQPLSMANEEFVTSHIGIAMALQSIEGWQNGIYWLDTNRTHARQAAHGSFGPDIAKASLEQMWLSNAALLVGFFLRSGEIDRHLGPRGYRACMMACAEFGHRLYLGATSLGLGACGIGAFYDEEVARFYHAQSGERPAYIVAVGPIKK; this is encoded by the coding sequence ATGCCGGTGACTATGACTTCCAGTACTGAATATCATGATGCCGTAGCGTACGCGCGGCATACCATGACGGGGCGTATGCTTGATTGGACTAATCAACCATCCGTCTACAAGATTTATCGCCACGTGCCACAACGTCCGCTGTCTTGGCCGAAACAATTGCCACATACCGGATATTTTGACTGTTTGCACCAGGCGCAGCGAAAACAGCCGTTCAACAGGGCTCTTGATGAAGAGACGTTGGCAGTACTTCTTGCTTCATCCGGAGGGATATCAGAGGTCCGTCCTGCACAAGGTGGTGAAATTCATTTACGAGTGGCACCTTCTGCCGGTGCTCTGTATCCTTGTGAACTCTATATTGCAGTCCGCAACGTGGCTGGAATCGAGCCTGGATTATATCATTACTTTGTTGCACAGCATACGCTCAGCAAACTTCGAAGTGGGGTGTTTACAGCGCAAGCCATGGGAATCGAAGGGAGGGCGGAGAATGCTGCCGCACTTGTTTTCGTTTCAACTATTTTTTTTCGCAGTGCGTGGAAGTACGATAAACGTAGTTATCGCTACCTCAACCTGGATAGCGGACATGTGATCGAGGCAATGGGGGCTGCTGCCGATGGTCTTCATGTTGGATGTACCCAGGATTGGGTTTTTGATGATGATGCAGTTCATCGGTTCCTTGGAGTCGATAGAACGCGTGAAGCCTGTCTTGCTATTATGCATCTCAATGCAAAGACAGCACACCAGGAGCGTGAAGAATCATCGGTTACCGTTGAATCGTCGCTGAGCGGGTTAAGTAAAGCCGCACCACAGGACGATACCCCAGAGGCGGTTTGGGCAATCCATGCGCTTACGTCGGCAACGGGAGCTGTCCGGAAAGAATTGGCAGAACCGAAGGTATCAGGAGACGCTTCATCCGATACGAATTGGCGAGCCCTGGATATTTTAGATGAGCGTCAAGTTGACGAGAAACCGCTTTTTGAGACTGTCATGTTGCGCCGATCCAAACGCAATTTTATTACGGAGACCGTAAGACGTGAGACATTTTCATTGCTGGCATCCTGTTTTGCTCAGCCGCTTTCCATGGCGAATGAGGAGTTTGTCACGTCACACATCGGCATTGCCATGGCGTTACAGTCTATTGAGGGGTGGCAAAATGGAATTTATTGGTTGGACACGAATCGTACTCATGCTCGACAAGCTGCGCATGGCAGTTTTGGTCCAGACATCGCCAAAGCGAGCTTGGAGCAAATGTGGCTGTCCAATGCAGCTCTTCTTGTTGGATTCTTTCTTCGTTCCGGAGAGATAGATAGGCATCTTGGACCACGGGGATATCGTGCCTGTATGATGGCGTGCGCAGAATTCGGCCATCGTCTCTATCTTGGCGCTACCAGTCTTGGTTTAGGAGCTTGTGGTATCGGGGCGTTTTATGATGAGGAAGTGGCGCGGTTTTATCACGCGCAATCGGGGGAACGACCTGCGTATATTGTTGCTGTTGGTCCGATCAAAAAATAG
- the secD gene encoding protein translocase subunit SecD yields MSSLRWRIALVVVIAVLGIVYTLPSFQAVRDSSLGAVLPEDEINLGLDLRGGIHLTLGVDVDKAVENSLSQMGQDIKDQAKEDGIALVRFTPQKDDTLSFLLTDASKKGALDTAITERFGKILQVVSATPEADNRMRYVIEFLPTYRRYVADLAVDQAIKTIRNRIDQFGVAEPDIRRQEGNRIQVQLPGLQDPQRAIEIIGKTAHLEFKIVNDKVDLAKAQKGLLPPGTELSAIVTRNLDGTTTDRPIVLDKDTVMTGEYISDANVGFDQSNQAYVSLTFSPRGARLFERVTGDNVKKRMAIVLDGKVYSAPVIQEKIAGGRASITGHFTTEEARDLAIVLRAGALPAPVNVLEQRSVGPSLGQESIEKGVYSALVGFSFVVIFMVIYYRFAGIVADVALILNIILITAGLAAFGATLTLPGIAGIILTIGMAVDANVLIFERIREEVRRGLTTRAAVQEGYSRATLTILDANITTVIAALVLYEYGTGPIRGFAVTLILGTIASMFTAIFVSRVLFDIWLGMKQHKSSALSV; encoded by the coding sequence ATGTCGAGCTTGCGTTGGCGCATCGCCCTTGTTGTTGTGATCGCCGTATTGGGAATTGTGTATACCTTGCCGTCGTTTCAAGCGGTTCGTGACTCGTCGCTTGGGGCCGTTTTACCTGAGGACGAAATCAATCTCGGACTGGATTTACGCGGAGGAATCCATTTGACGCTCGGCGTCGATGTGGACAAAGCTGTGGAAAATTCTTTGTCTCAAATGGGGCAGGATATTAAAGACCAAGCGAAAGAAGATGGCATTGCTTTGGTCCGGTTTACCCCGCAGAAAGATGACACGCTCTCTTTTTTATTGACCGATGCTTCCAAAAAAGGCGCGCTTGATACGGCCATTACAGAACGTTTCGGTAAAATTCTTCAGGTTGTTTCAGCAACACCCGAAGCGGATAACCGGATGCGTTATGTAATTGAATTTCTCCCGACCTATCGGCGATATGTCGCTGATTTGGCTGTGGACCAGGCCATCAAGACGATCCGGAACCGTATCGACCAGTTCGGAGTTGCGGAGCCGGATATTCGCCGTCAGGAAGGCAATCGTATTCAGGTTCAATTGCCTGGCCTGCAAGACCCGCAGCGTGCAATTGAGATTATAGGCAAAACCGCCCACCTTGAATTCAAGATTGTCAACGATAAGGTCGATCTCGCCAAAGCGCAGAAAGGTTTGCTTCCTCCCGGCACCGAATTGTCGGCCATTGTTACACGAAATTTGGATGGTACCACGACGGATCGACCGATTGTCCTGGATAAGGATACGGTCATGACCGGTGAATATATTTCCGATGCGAATGTCGGTTTCGATCAGTCGAACCAAGCCTATGTTTCTTTGACGTTTAGTCCCCGTGGAGCGCGGCTTTTTGAGCGTGTTACCGGAGACAATGTTAAGAAACGGATGGCTATTGTACTTGACGGAAAAGTCTATTCCGCTCCGGTCATTCAAGAAAAAATCGCAGGCGGTAGAGCCAGTATTACCGGGCACTTCACAACGGAAGAAGCCCGTGACTTGGCGATTGTGCTTCGCGCCGGTGCGTTGCCTGCACCCGTCAATGTGCTTGAACAGCGCAGTGTCGGTCCTTCCCTTGGACAAGAATCCATTGAAAAGGGTGTCTATTCGGCACTCGTCGGATTTAGCTTCGTTGTTATTTTCATGGTTATTTACTATCGGTTTGCGGGAATTGTGGCTGACGTTGCCCTCATTTTGAATATCATTCTTATTACTGCCGGCCTGGCTGCATTCGGCGCAACGCTGACATTACCCGGCATCGCTGGTATCATTTTGACCATTGGTATGGCGGTCGATGCCAACGTCCTCATCTTCGAACGTATTCGTGAAGAGGTGCGGCGCGGGTTGACCACCCGTGCTGCGGTGCAGGAAGGCTATAGCCGCGCTACGTTGACAATTCTTGATGCGAACATCACAACGGTCATTGCTGCGCTTGTCTTGTATGAATATGGAACTGGTCCTATTCGTGGTTTTGCCGTGACACTTATTTTAGGCACGATTGCCTCCATGTTTACGGCAATTTTTGTTTCTCGTGTCTTGTTCGATATTTGGCTCGGCATGAAGCAGCATAAAAGCTCTGCATTGAGTGTATAA
- the yajC gene encoding preprotein translocase subunit YajC — protein MFFESVAYAMGGAPGGAEQGNPIMSMLPLILMFVIFYFLLIRPQQKKAKEHKQTLSSLKKGDFIIVSGIYGRIMEVSDEVLSVDVGNGNLINVNRNFVSGLAEKPSMPKEQRGKKSKAKAVEAPAEPAKESADKAAEDDAS, from the coding sequence ATGTTTTTTGAAAGTGTTGCTTACGCCATGGGAGGGGCGCCGGGTGGCGCCGAGCAAGGCAATCCGATTATGTCAATGTTGCCGCTTATTCTCATGTTTGTCATTTTCTATTTTTTGCTTATTCGTCCGCAGCAGAAAAAAGCCAAAGAACATAAGCAAACGCTGTCGAGCCTGAAGAAAGGCGACTTTATTATCGTCAGCGGAATCTATGGCCGCATTATGGAAGTAAGCGATGAAGTTTTGTCGGTTGACGTAGGAAACGGCAACCTGATAAATGTCAACCGCAATTTTGTTTCCGGTTTGGCCGAAAAACCTTCCATGCCGAAAGAGCAGCGTGGAAAGAAGTCCAAAGCCAAAGCTGTGGAAGCGCCTGCTGAACCGGCCAAAGAATCTGCTGACAAGGCTGCCGAAGACGACGCTTCCTAA
- a CDS encoding class II glutamine amidotransferase: MKAPLRDYDFQKDIAGCGVFGVIDKKKNRIPGSMPIQAMCTMHDRGNGLGGGFAAYGIYPELAGMYAFHLMADDQHGLDQAEEILKHFFRIHESQPIPTRKTLAIATPPLVWRFFLSMPERRPEWVELSEEDYIVAVVMHINTRTGAFVLSSGKNMGAFKGVGFPEDIAEFFRLDEYSAYLWTGHNRFPTNSPGWWGGAHPFTILDWSIVHNGEISSYGINKRYLCEHDYECTLMTDTEVVAYLLDLLVRKHGLTRREAAWVFAPPFWDEIDRMPEPQKNAFTALRSVYGSAMLNGPFAILVADSTSLMGLNDRIKLRPLVIGEQGDRVFMSSEESSIRDVQPDLDRVFNPKAGEPVIVEVEG, from the coding sequence ATGAAAGCTCCCCTTCGTGATTACGACTTTCAAAAAGACATCGCCGGTTGTGGTGTCTTTGGTGTCATCGATAAGAAAAAGAATCGTATTCCGGGCTCTATGCCCATACAAGCCATGTGTACCATGCATGATCGTGGTAATGGGCTTGGGGGTGGGTTTGCAGCCTATGGAATTTATCCTGAACTTGCTGGAATGTATGCGTTTCATCTTATGGCCGATGATCAACATGGACTCGATCAAGCTGAAGAAATCTTAAAGCATTTCTTTAGAATTCATGAATCGCAGCCTATCCCGACACGGAAAACTTTGGCGATCGCCACCCCCCCGTTGGTCTGGCGTTTTTTTTTAAGTATGCCGGAGAGACGGCCGGAATGGGTGGAGCTGAGCGAAGAAGATTATATTGTTGCTGTAGTCATGCACATCAATACGCGCACAGGAGCATTTGTATTGTCCTCGGGGAAAAATATGGGAGCCTTCAAAGGCGTGGGATTTCCCGAAGACATTGCCGAGTTTTTCCGGCTGGATGAGTATAGTGCATATCTTTGGACCGGACACAATCGTTTTCCCACCAATTCACCGGGGTGGTGGGGCGGGGCTCATCCGTTCACCATCCTGGATTGGTCTATTGTTCATAATGGTGAAATCTCGTCCTACGGTATCAATAAACGGTATCTGTGCGAGCACGATTATGAATGTACACTGATGACCGATACGGAAGTCGTGGCGTATCTTCTTGATCTTTTGGTCCGAAAACATGGGCTGACGCGACGTGAAGCAGCCTGGGTCTTTGCGCCGCCGTTTTGGGATGAGATAGACCGTATGCCCGAACCACAAAAAAACGCATTTACGGCCTTGCGTTCTGTTTACGGATCGGCCATGCTCAACGGCCCCTTCGCCATTTTGGTGGCGGATTCGACATCGCTGATGGGACTGAATGATCGGATCAAACTGCGACCGCTCGTTATCGGAGAGCAGGGAGATCGGGTATTTATGTCGAGTGAAGAAAGTTCCATTCGCGATGTTCAACCCGATCTGGATCGTGTGTTCAATCCGAAAGCCGGTGAACCCGTCATTGTGGAAGTGGAGGGGTAG
- a CDS encoding 4Fe-4S dicluster domain-containing protein, which produces MKKVHPIKEVCIGCHLCEIACVTAHSQSGDIVIAWREERRQGLIESCRHVVHKGPVCVALSCRHCEEPACVATCISGALTKDPVSGRTEYDASKCVGCWSCLMACPFGAIQRHPTRKCIVKCDLCAGRETPACVEACPNMALVFEDRSKKKD; this is translated from the coding sequence ATGAAAAAAGTCCATCCCATAAAAGAGGTTTGTATAGGGTGTCATCTGTGTGAAATCGCTTGTGTCACAGCACATTCTCAAAGTGGCGATATCGTTATCGCCTGGCGTGAGGAGCGACGACAGGGGTTGATTGAGTCGTGCCGGCACGTTGTACACAAAGGCCCGGTATGCGTGGCTTTGAGTTGTCGTCATTGCGAGGAACCGGCATGTGTCGCAACATGTATTTCCGGTGCCTTGACCAAAGACCCCGTCTCCGGACGCACCGAATATGATGCAAGTAAATGTGTCGGGTGCTGGTCGTGTCTCATGGCGTGTCCTTTCGGAGCTATCCAACGTCATCCCACACGGAAATGTATTGTCAAATGTGACCTCTGTGCTGGTCGAGAAACTCCTGCATGCGTTGAAGCATGCCCAAACATGGCGCTTGTCTTTGAGGATCGTTCCAAAAAGAAAGACTGA
- a CDS encoding glutamate synthase-related protein, which translates to MAFISSDKTFYDFRIERDRNECIDCQVCVRQCSYGAHYWDENRQCVRHDNSKCIGCHRCAALCPTQCLTIRENPSTFRPNALWRSVFIKNVYKQANSGGVLLAGMGSPVDIPIYFDSLLLDASQVTNPSIDPLREPMELRTFLGSKPTRLSFERTDNGPKLTTRLKPQIQLEVPIMFSAMSLGSINYNLHKAMARAATELGTVYNTGEGGLHRSLYEYGPNTIVQVASGRFGVDREYLNAGCAIEIKVGQGAKPGIGGHLPGEKINDLISQTRMIPLGSDAISPAPHHDIYSIEDLHQLIYALKEASQYRVPVSVKIAAVHNVAAIASGIVRAGADIVAIDGMRGGTGAAPAMTRDNVGIPIELALAVVDQRLRDEGIRNDASVVAAGGIRSSADVIKAIALGADAVYIGTAALLAVGCTLCGRCYTGKCPWGIATNEASLAKRQNPDVATKKLINLVRAWGHEIEEMLGGMGLNAIESLRGNREKLRAVGLNQVDLDTLGVKPAGR; encoded by the coding sequence TTGGCATTTATTTCCTCAGATAAAACGTTTTACGATTTTCGTATTGAACGAGATCGCAACGAATGCATTGATTGCCAGGTCTGTGTTCGCCAATGTTCCTATGGCGCACATTATTGGGACGAAAATCGTCAATGCGTCCGACATGACAATTCCAAATGTATTGGTTGTCATCGTTGTGCTGCATTGTGTCCGACCCAATGTTTAACAATTCGAGAAAATCCAAGCACGTTTCGACCCAACGCCTTATGGCGATCCGTTTTCATTAAAAATGTTTACAAACAGGCAAACTCCGGAGGCGTGCTGTTGGCCGGTATGGGGAGTCCTGTCGATATTCCCATTTATTTCGACAGTCTTCTTCTCGATGCGAGTCAGGTGACGAACCCGTCAATTGATCCGTTGCGGGAACCAATGGAGCTCCGCACATTTCTTGGAAGTAAACCCACGCGACTTTCGTTTGAGCGTACAGATAATGGCCCCAAACTGACAACCAGATTGAAGCCGCAAATTCAACTTGAAGTGCCGATCATGTTTTCAGCCATGTCGCTTGGCTCCATTAATTACAATTTGCATAAAGCTATGGCGCGAGCGGCAACGGAACTTGGGACGGTTTACAATACGGGTGAAGGGGGGTTGCATCGATCACTCTACGAATACGGACCGAATACCATTGTACAGGTGGCTTCAGGGCGTTTTGGTGTCGATCGCGAATATCTCAATGCCGGGTGTGCTATAGAAATTAAAGTTGGACAAGGAGCCAAGCCAGGCATTGGTGGGCATCTTCCCGGCGAAAAAATCAATGATTTGATTTCGCAGACGCGCATGATTCCTCTTGGATCAGACGCCATTTCTCCCGCACCACATCATGATATCTATTCCATTGAAGATCTCCATCAGCTTATTTACGCGCTCAAAGAAGCCTCGCAATATCGTGTGCCGGTCAGTGTTAAAATTGCTGCGGTTCATAACGTTGCAGCGATTGCGTCGGGAATTGTTCGTGCTGGGGCCGATATTGTAGCGATTGACGGAATGCGTGGTGGTACCGGGGCCGCGCCGGCTATGACGCGAGACAATGTCGGTATTCCCATTGAACTGGCATTGGCTGTCGTGGATCAACGTCTGCGTGACGAAGGGATTCGCAACGATGCTTCCGTTGTCGCTGCGGGAGGCATTCGTTCGAGTGCCGATGTCATCAAGGCCATCGCACTTGGTGCAGATGCTGTCTATATCGGAACGGCAGCGCTTTTGGCTGTAGGATGTACGCTCTGTGGGCGTTGTTATACCGGAAAGTGCCCGTGGGGTATTGCCACGAACGAGGCTTCATTGGCTAAGCGCCAGAACCCGGATGTGGCGACAAAGAAATTGATCAACCTGGTACGGGCCTGGGGACATGAAATTGAAGAAATGCTCGGCGGCATGGGACTTAATGCTATTGAAAGCCTGCGGGGGAATCGCGAAAAACTGCGCGCCGTGGGGTTGAACCAGGTTGATCTTGATACGCTCGGTGTCAAACCGGCGGGAAGGTAG
- a CDS encoding FecR family protein yields MEGKIMRIFITSIVLLAALATSALAQDHVATMKDVAGDVDVERKGTTFVPVVGDKLQKGDIIRTKSDGSVGFTFIDGTRIGMGESSEMTVAQYTFNPLEKQYAFDVFLKKGSAVYSSGKLGKLDPKSVSFRTPKATVGVRGTKFVVKVQ; encoded by the coding sequence ATGGAAGGGAAAATAATGAGAATTTTCATAACGAGCATCGTGCTTTTGGCTGCTTTGGCCACTTCGGCCTTAGCTCAAGATCATGTAGCCACGATGAAGGATGTGGCGGGCGATGTTGATGTGGAACGCAAAGGCACAACATTTGTTCCGGTTGTCGGGGACAAACTCCAAAAGGGTGACATCATCCGAACAAAAAGCGATGGTTCGGTTGGATTTACCTTTATTGATGGAACACGAATCGGCATGGGAGAATCGTCTGAAATGACGGTCGCACAGTATACATTCAACCCTCTGGAAAAACAGTACGCTTTTGATGTTTTCCTGAAAAAAGGTTCCGCCGTATACAGTTCGGGAAAACTCGGCAAACTGGATCCGAAATCCGTTTCATTCCGTACACCCAAAGCGACGGTCGGTGTTCGAGGAACAAAATTTGTGGTCAAAGTTCAGTAG
- a CDS encoding OmpA family protein gives MRIIMTLVMVLFLSACAKTTVVLLPDENGTVGEIEVTGAQASEHISTANGYTEVGSSERPDAVKTMSTAKIEKVFGEALQAEPQPPISRLLYFYSDQTTLKPESLKEIPGIAKEILAKPAPEVSIIGHSDAMGEKDYNLQLSLRRAETVKALLMKDGVPEKSMYIFSHGENDPLIPTADGVSEPKNRRVEVFIR, from the coding sequence ATGCGGATCATTATGACACTGGTCATGGTATTGTTTCTGAGTGCGTGTGCGAAAACAACGGTCGTCTTGTTACCAGACGAGAACGGGACCGTAGGTGAAATTGAAGTTACGGGCGCCCAAGCCTCGGAACATATCTCCACCGCAAACGGCTATACTGAAGTTGGAAGTTCAGAGCGTCCGGATGCAGTAAAAACGATGTCGACCGCCAAAATAGAAAAGGTTTTCGGCGAAGCTCTCCAAGCAGAACCACAGCCTCCCATCAGTCGTTTACTCTATTTTTATTCAGACCAAACAACGCTCAAGCCGGAATCTCTGAAGGAAATTCCGGGGATAGCCAAAGAAATCCTTGCCAAACCGGCTCCTGAAGTGAGCATCATCGGTCATTCGGACGCGATGGGGGAAAAAGATTACAACTTGCAGCTCTCACTTCGTCGCGCCGAAACCGTGAAAGCATTGCTTATGAAAGATGGAGTCCCCGAAAAAAGCATGTACATCTTCAGTCATGGTGAAAACGACCCACTCATTCCAACAGCCGACGGTGTGTCCGAGCCGAAGAACAGGCGTGTGGAAGTTTTTATCCGTTAA